In the Gossypium raimondii isolate GPD5lz chromosome 9, ASM2569854v1, whole genome shotgun sequence genome, one interval contains:
- the LOC105797728 gene encoding uncharacterized protein LOC105797728 — translation MNVEIYSRRLETFRVTETISRRLGIPTRSYGVDLRNRQCECKRFEIVYYSCAHVVAVCAKVNLDVEQYVDDVYTLEHTLCVWDNEFPVLPNLSTWEVPPTNFELLSDRGLRKNPRGRPQSSRIHNEKDIREKSDGKRCGIYRLSGHSRNKCPN, via the coding sequence atgaatgtagaaatatattcacgaAGACTTGAAACGTTTCGAGTTACTGAGACCATCAGTCGTCGACTTGGTATACCAACtaggtcctacggagttgatctccgGAACAGACAATGCGAGTGCAAGAGGTTCGAAATAGTTTATTATTCCTGTGCACATGTCGTGGCAGTGTGTGCTAAAGTCAACCTTGATGTTGAacaatatgtcgatgatgtgtacacgctGGAGCACACATTGTGTGTCTGGGACAATGAGTTCCCCGTGTTGCCTAACCTATCTACGTGGGAGGTGCCACCGACGAATTTCGAGCTTCTCTCAGACAGAGGGCTACGGAAGAATCCAAGGGGTCGTCCGCAGTCAAGCAGAATCCATAATGAGAaggacattagggagaaatctgaCGGAAAGCGTTGTGGAATATACAGGTTAAGTGGTCATAGTCGGAATAAATGTCCTAACTGA